The Streptomyces capitiformicae genome contains the following window.
ACAGCCATGGCAACGCCCGGCTCTGCCAGGCGATGGACGAGGTCGGCGCCGAGGTGACCGCCAAGGTCACCAACGTGCAGAACTGGACCTCCGCGGTCGCCGAGGACTACAAGGACGCCCCGCGCTGCCGCAACGCCCTGTGGGCCACCGGCTCCAGCCGCAACCACGCGGACACCGGCGACGAGGCCGTACGGGAGTTCCGGGACGCGACGAAGGACCTGAAGACGCACTCCCAGTGGCAGTTGGAGGGCTGGGCGGCCGCCATGTGGTTCACGGACGCGGCGCGATCCTGCGCCGGCACCGAAGACGGTGTCACGCGCGCGTGCGTCGACCGGTTCATGAACCGGGACGAGCCCTACACCGCCGACGGACTGCTCGTCCCCGTCCGCTTCGAACGGCTCGCCGAACCCCCGAAGACCCGCAGAACGTGTCTGTCGGTGGCCCGCTGGCAGGACGAGAAGGGATGGGTGAGCCAGGGGGACATGAACGACAACTGCTTCCACGTACCGCAGCTTCCCTACCGGCCCTGAGGCGCTTCGAGGCGGAACGGTTCCCTCGTCCGGCTACCGATCGGGCAACTGTTGCAGAACAAGTTGATGATGAAGCCCAACCATTCCCCCGAATTCCGGGTCTGACCATCCAGCGGTGAACCAGAACCGCTTGTTGACGGACCATCAGGGAAACCAGGGAAGACAGGGAGTTCGGGGGACGCATGCACATCTCTTTCCTCATACACAACGCGTACGGGATCGGGGGGACGATCCGCACGACGTACAACCTTGCGAACACCCTGGCCGAACAGCACGACGTCGAGATCGTCTCCGTCTTCCGCCACCGCGACGAGCCCGTCTTCTCCGTCGACCCGAAGGTACGGCTGCGCGCCCTCGTCGACATACGGGAGGGCGGCGCCGACAAGGACCACGCCGACCTGCAGCGCCCCGCCAAGGTCTTCCCGCGTGCCGAGGGCCGTTACGAGCAGTACAGCGCCCTGACCGACCGGCGCATCGCCGAGCACCTCGCCGCGGTCGACGCCGACGTCCTGGTCGGCACCCGGCCCGGGCTGAACGTGCACATGGCCCGGCAGACCCGCCGCGGCCCGATCCGCGTCGGCCAGGAGCACCTCACGCTCGACAGCCACTCCCCGGCCCTGCGCGCCACCCTGCGCGGCGTGTACCCGCGGCTCGACGCGCTCACCACCACCACCGAGGCCGACGCCCGCTCGTACGGCTCGAAGATGCGGCTGCCCGGCGTCCGCCTGCAGGCCGTGCCCAACCCGGTGCCCGCGCCGGGCATCGACCCGGCCGAGGGGACCGGCAAGTGGGTCGTGGCCGCCGGCCGGCTCGCGCCGGTCAAGCGCTACGACCTGCTCGTCAAGGCCTTCGACAAGGTGCGGGAAGAGCGGCCCGACTGGCGTCTGCGCATCTACGGCGGCGGCAAGCAGAAGGACAAACTGCGCGCCCTCATCGACAAGTTGGGCCTCTACAACCACGTCTACCTGATGGGTCCCGCCAACCCGATCGAGCCCGAGTGGGCCAAGGGCTCCATCGCCGCCGTCACCTCCAGCATGGAGTCGTTCGGCATGACGATCGTCGAGGCCATGCGCTGCGGCCTTCCGGTGGTCTCCACCAACTGCCCGCACGGCCCCGGCGAGATCATCGACGAC
Protein-coding sequences here:
- a CDS encoding glycosyltransferase family 4 protein, with the translated sequence MHISFLIHNAYGIGGTIRTTYNLANTLAEQHDVEIVSVFRHRDEPVFSVDPKVRLRALVDIREGGADKDHADLQRPAKVFPRAEGRYEQYSALTDRRIAEHLAAVDADVLVGTRPGLNVHMARQTRRGPIRVGQEHLTLDSHSPALRATLRGVYPRLDALTTTTEADARSYGSKMRLPGVRLQAVPNPVPAPGIDPAEGTGKWVVAAGRLAPVKRYDLLVKAFDKVREERPDWRLRIYGGGKQKDKLRALIDKLGLYNHVYLMGPANPIEPEWAKGSIAAVTSSMESFGMTIVEAMRCGLPVVSTNCPHGPGEIIDDGVDGRLVKVGSVKAIAGGLLELINDDDKRQRMAAAALKDSERFDPTRIAERYETLFSDLIARGGASPVGRMRGSLHRTRGALLGGAYAVRDAGRSVFKKGRTAS